In Bacillota bacterium, the DNA window GAACCTGAGCATATGCCTCCGAATCATCAGAAGGTTACCGAATGGACACCGGAACGTATCACCAAATGGGCATCCAGTATAGGACCATACACTTCTTCGCTGGTTACAAGGATTATGGCTTCTAAAGAGCATCCTGAACTTGGCTATCGTTCCTGCATGGGGATCATCCGGCTGGCTAAGGTATATTCGCCTCAGAGGGTTGAAAACGCCAGTAAAAGGGCACTCGCTTATGGTGCAACTTCATATCATAGCATGGTATCCATTCTGGAAAAAGGCCTTGATCATTTGGATATCGAAGAAGAAGCTGATGTTCCTCCCATTCTACATGAAAATATACGTGGCATGAAGTATTTCAGCAAGGAGGTGAACTGACAATGCTCAATCAGCAAACAATAGACCGCCTTGCAGAAATGAAGCTAAGGAACATGATAATTGCTTACCAAAAACAACAAGAAGACCCCTTAATGCTCGACCTCTCCTTTGAGGAGAGGTTCGGGCTAATTGTAGATTCTGAGTGGCTGGCCCGTAAAAACCGTTATTTGCAGCGTTTACTCAAAGAATCCAGAATGCCTATACACGCATGTGTAGAAGATATCGATTACACAGCCAAGCGCAAACTTGACCGTAAATTGATTACCCGGCTGTCTACAGGGGAATGGGTAGTACAACACCAAAATCTACTTATATCCGGCCCAACAGGGGTCGGCAAGACATTTCTTGCTTGTGCCATGGGCAACCTTATCTGCAGGCTTGGATACGCTGTCCGCTATTACAGGGTATCAAAGCTTTTAGAAGAGTTACAAGCAGCCAGGGGTGATGGGACCTATTTCAAAAAGTTCAACATGTTAAAAAAGGTTCCCCTCTTGATCCTTGACGATTGGGGCTTGAAAGCTTTTTCCACTAATGACTGCAGCCTGCTCTTCGAATTGTTCGAGGAAAGGAACCAAAAGGGGTCCACTCTTATAGCCGGGCAGCTCCCCATAGAATACTGGAACAAGGTACTATTGGACCCAACAATTACGGATGCAATCCTTGACCGGATCATCCATAATGCCTATCGCCTTAATATAGATGGATGTACAATGCGTAAGGTATTGTCTATCATCCCAAAAGACGATGAAACACAGGACTGACAACTTCCAGTAGCTTAAGAAAGCTCCCAAGAATGCAGAGTTTTCCTTTTTCGATCCACCATACCTTTGCAGACTTTCAGGAAGCAATATCAGTCAAAACACAGAGAAAGGAGTGATAAGAATATGTATACAAGGAAGTGGCGACATAGGTTGTCAATAGCTTTCGCGGCATAAAGAAGTATGCCTCCGGAGAGCGAGCATTTTATTCCACGATCTCTTGACAACCTATGGAAATTTGCGGTTTCATGTCTTTGGGCGAGAACTCAACAAAACAGGCTGAAGATACTTTCATGAGTTCCCGATGCCATCTTATTGTACCGCAAATTTCGAAGTGGCCTCTGTGGGTCAAATGCCCCCGGCAAGGGCTCGAATCTAACAAAACAGGCATTTAGTGCTGCACAGTCGTGTATATGTTTAACTCGGCTTTTACATAAGGCTGAAGGGATATGATAGACCCGCCTACCTTGCCAGGTTATCATTGTAAACCGCACTTAAAAGTTTTTGCTTTGAATAACCGGGAAAAGAACCTTCGGAATATTAAATTTTCAATGTGCGGTAAAAAATATATTGAAATTATTAAGCACTAAATGTTAAA includes these proteins:
- a CDS encoding transposase, which encodes DLKQVVKSLLEEANNRPFQKREGCRKSLFHEVEKAALKPLPNKPYQYAIWKKAKVNIDYHVEFEGNYYSTPYQLVKQPVEIRATYSTVEIIHKGKRVSSFPRQQANKHIWKTEPEHMPPNHQKVTEWTPERITKWASSIGPYTSSLVTRIMASKEHPELGYRSCMGIIRLAKVYSPQRVENASKRALAYGATSYHSMVSILEKGLDHLDIEEEADVPPILHENIRGMKYFSKEVN
- a CDS encoding ATP-binding protein; translated protein: MLNQQTIDRLAEMKLRNMIIAYQKQQEDPLMLDLSFEERFGLIVDSEWLARKNRYLQRLLKESRMPIHACVEDIDYTAKRKLDRKLITRLSTGEWVVQHQNLLISGPTGVGKTFLACAMGNLICRLGYAVRYYRVSKLLEELQAARGDGTYFKKFNMLKKVPLLILDDWGLKAFSTNDCSLLFELFEERNQKGSTLIAGQLPIEYWNKVLLDPTITDAILDRIIHNAYRLNIDGCTMRKVLSIIPKDDETQD